One Citricoccus sp. K5 DNA window includes the following coding sequences:
- the tal gene encoding transaldolase gives MTEQNPNTRALAEAGVSIWLDDLSRERIATGNLAELMETRTVTGVTTNPSIFAAALKNGEAYAEQLAQLSAEGADLDQAVFELTTRDVQAACDLFTPVYQASDGVDGRVSIEVDPRSARDAEKTVAEAGKLAQAVDRPNVLIKIPATEEGLPAITATLAQGLSVNVTLIFSLTRYREVLNAWLLGLEQAHAAGIDLSTLHSVASFFVSRVDSEVDRRLAESTAEGTGELTGQAGLANARLAYRIFTETLDTERWRVLEAAGARPQRPLWASTGTKDPALPDTLYVTGLVAPGTVNTMPEKTLEALADHGEVTGDTITDCYEEADRVLDAIAHAGVDYNDVVAVLEAEGVEKFVTSWNELLETVRAALKDSAAH, from the coding sequence ATGACCGAACAGAACCCGAACACCCGTGCACTGGCCGAGGCCGGTGTGTCCATCTGGCTCGACGATCTGTCCCGTGAGCGGATCGCCACGGGCAACCTCGCCGAGCTGATGGAGACGCGGACCGTCACCGGCGTGACCACCAATCCCTCGATCTTCGCCGCGGCCCTGAAGAACGGGGAGGCCTACGCCGAACAGTTGGCGCAGTTGTCCGCCGAGGGCGCGGACCTGGACCAGGCCGTCTTCGAGCTCACCACTCGGGACGTCCAGGCCGCCTGTGACCTCTTCACGCCGGTCTACCAGGCGTCCGACGGGGTGGACGGCAGGGTGTCCATCGAGGTGGATCCCCGGTCTGCCCGGGACGCCGAGAAGACCGTCGCCGAAGCCGGCAAGCTGGCCCAGGCCGTGGACCGGCCCAACGTGCTGATCAAGATCCCCGCCACGGAAGAGGGTCTGCCGGCCATCACGGCGACCCTCGCCCAGGGACTGAGCGTCAACGTGACCCTGATCTTCTCGCTGACCCGCTACCGCGAGGTGCTCAACGCCTGGCTGCTGGGCCTGGAGCAGGCGCATGCCGCCGGGATCGACCTGTCCACCCTGCACTCCGTCGCGAGTTTCTTCGTCTCCCGCGTGGACTCCGAGGTGGACCGCCGCCTCGCCGAGTCCACGGCCGAGGGGACCGGCGAGCTCACGGGGCAGGCGGGCCTCGCCAATGCCCGACTCGCCTACCGCATCTTCACCGAGACCCTGGACACGGAGCGCTGGCGCGTCCTGGAGGCGGCCGGTGCCCGCCCGCAGCGTCCACTCTGGGCTTCCACGGGAACCAAGGACCCGGCGTTGCCGGACACGCTCTACGTGACCGGCCTGGTGGCGCCGGGAACGGTCAACACCATGCCGGAGAAGACGCTGGAGGCTCTGGCCGACCACGGCGAGGTCACCGGGGACACCATCACGGACTGCTACGAGGAAGCGGACCGCGTGCTGGACGCGATCGCCCATGCCGGCGTCGACTACAACGACGTGGTGGCCGTCCTCGAAGCGGAGGGCGTGGAGAAGTTCGTGACCAGCTGGAACGAACTGCTGGAGACCGTGCGCGCCGCGCTCAAGGACTCCGCAGCCCACTGA